The following are from one region of the Advenella mimigardefordensis DPN7 genome:
- the thiL gene encoding thiamine-phosphate kinase yields the protein MSGEFDLIRQYFTRPAASVDIAVGDDCAIFTPTAGTSLAVSKDLLLEERHFFSDVDPESLGHKSLAVNLSDLAAMGATPRGCLLGIALPGYDADWLEAFSRGFNRLADKYQCPLIGGDTTRSEHDIGISVTVLGEVTQPFLTRGRAQPGDDIWVSGTLGAADWALNLLLRQKAGEVLNEQEIQTLQATRRALEWPEPQVRLGLALRPLAHAVIDLSDGLVQDLKHILHASGVAAILYESLMPVNLSLPDDDPQQLRQSVLGGGDVYELCFTAPQTARAALQAISASLSVTLTRIGRVHAGQGLRVLDAAQQDISALPVGFDHFRPARRRKP from the coding sequence ATGTCCGGCGAATTTGATCTGATCCGTCAATATTTTACCCGTCCCGCAGCGTCTGTTGACATTGCGGTGGGGGACGATTGCGCCATTTTCACGCCAACGGCGGGCACTTCCCTGGCCGTCAGCAAAGATCTGCTGCTGGAAGAGCGGCATTTTTTTTCTGACGTTGATCCCGAATCGCTGGGGCACAAATCGCTGGCCGTGAACCTGTCCGATCTGGCCGCCATGGGGGCGACGCCGCGCGGCTGCCTGCTGGGCATTGCGCTACCAGGTTACGATGCCGATTGGCTGGAGGCCTTTTCCCGGGGCTTTAACCGGCTTGCTGATAAATACCAATGCCCGCTGATCGGTGGTGATACCACCCGCAGCGAGCATGATATCGGCATCAGCGTTACCGTGCTGGGTGAAGTCACCCAACCCTTTCTGACCCGCGGCCGGGCCCAGCCCGGTGACGACATCTGGGTCTCGGGCACCCTGGGCGCTGCCGACTGGGCGCTGAATCTGCTGCTGCGCCAGAAGGCGGGCGAAGTCCTGAATGAGCAGGAAATACAGACGCTGCAGGCCACCCGGCGCGCCCTGGAATGGCCTGAGCCGCAGGTGCGCCTGGGGCTTGCACTCAGGCCGCTGGCGCATGCCGTCATCGACCTTTCCGACGGTCTGGTACAAGACTTGAAACATATTTTGCATGCCAGCGGCGTCGCTGCTATATTGTATGAATCTTTAATGCCTGTTAATCTTAGCCTGCCAGACGACGACCCGCAGCAATTGCGTCAGTCCGTGTTGGGTGGGGGCGACGTCTACGAGTTGTGTTTTACCGCGCCGCAAACCGCCAGGGCGGCACTGCAAGCCATTTCTGCCAGCCTGTCGGTAACACTGACGCGGATTGGTCGTGTTCACGCTGGGCAGGGCTTGCGGGTACTTGATGCCGCGCAACAGGATATTTCCGCGCTTCCAGTAGGTTTCGACCATTTCCGGCCGGCTCGTCGGCGTAAGCCGTAA
- the nusB gene encoding transcription antitermination factor NusB — protein sequence MHRSARRRAREFALQGIYAWLVSGDTDLREAGSIDAHIQDSPEFESADPVWFKTLLHGVFADAPALREAFLPYIDRPLDELSPIEHGILLIGSYELIHHVDVPYKVAINEAVELAKEFGGTDGFKFVNGVLDKLAARVRSLEVNAGR from the coding sequence ATGCATCGCAGTGCGCGCCGTAGGGCGCGCGAATTCGCCCTACAAGGGATCTACGCCTGGCTGGTCAGTGGCGACACTGACCTGCGCGAGGCGGGTTCCATCGACGCGCACATTCAGGACAGCCCTGAATTTGAAAGCGCCGATCCGGTCTGGTTTAAAACGCTGTTGCATGGCGTTTTTGCCGATGCGCCGGCGCTGCGTGAAGCATTTCTGCCCTATATTGATCGCCCGCTGGACGAACTCTCGCCCATCGAGCACGGTATTCTGCTGATAGGCAGTTACGAACTCATTCACCATGTCGATGTCCCGTACAAAGTGGCCATTAATGAAGCGGTGGAGCTGGCCAAGGAGTTTGGCGGCACCGATGGCTTCAAGTTTGTTAATGGCGTACTGGACAAACTGGCAGCACGCGTGCGTTCGCTTGAAGTTAATGCCGGCCGCTGA